Part of the Parcubacteria group bacterium genome is shown below.
CAATTTTTTTCATATCAAACATATAGTTTTACTTAAAATCAGTTATTAGATTAACGGAATAGTCTAGCACAACTGGGAAATTTGTCAAGGACGCCAAAACAAAAAACCCACTCGATCGATAGTGGGTTCTTTGTTGAGTAGTAAGTAAAAATCAGCCTCTTAAAGAGTTTTCATTTTATGGATATAGATGCTTTGAACAATTCCAATTGAAGCAAAAACCGCCACCAAAGAGCTTCCGCCATAACTAAGAAAAGGCAACGGCACGCCCGCCACTGGCATCACTCCAATATTCATCCCGACATTGACCAAGATCTGCGAAAAGAGCATCATCATAATGCCTACGGCCAGAAGATAGCCGAAATTATCCCCGGCCGAACGCGCCACTTCTTTTATGCGATAGAGCAAAAGACTCAAGAGAAACAGGACGGCGGCGGCACCTAAAAAACCCATTTCTTCAGCAATAACAGCAAAGATAAAGTCTGTGTGTTTTTCCGGCAGGAAATTCAATTGCGATTGCGAACCATGACCGAGACCTTTACCAAAAAGTCCGCCGGAGCCGACCGCCACCATTGATTGAATCACATTATAGCCACTACCCCGTGGATCATTATACGGATTGACAAAATTGATCAAACGCTCTTTCTGATAGGGCCGTAATAAAAACCAGCCAGAATAGGAGATGACCGATCCGATCAAAAACAAAATCAACAAGTTTTTCTTACTGATCCCCGAGATGGAAAGCAGGGCAGCCCAAGAAACAACAATCACCATTGCCGAACCAAAATCTGGCTGTTTAATGATAAGATAGACTGGGAAAAAAATCAAAATGACTGATGTGGTAATTCTCACCACTATACTGAGTTGGCTTTTTTTCTTACTAAAAAAGCTAGCCAAAAAGACAACCATAGCCAATTTAGCCATCTCCACTGGCTGAATATTAAAGGAGCCAACACCAATCCAGCCTGTCGTACCACGAATCTTGGTTCCAAGAAATAGCACCAAAAAAAGCACTGCTAGTGTGGCAAAATACAGCTTAGTACTAAAGAAACTCAAGGCGCGATAATCAAAAAAAGCGATACCAAACATCAGCACAATCCCCACCACAGCTGAAATCAATTGCTTTCTGAAATTTCCCAGATCTATCCCTAAATCTCCCCGTGAAACACTATAGAGAGCCAAAAAACCGATTGCCACAAGCAAGGCGACCGTGACCAAAATTACCCAATCCAGCTTAAAGAATTTCTGCATAGATTCTTTTCCTTTTTGACAAATTTTTAACGCCCATGAGACTGCAAAGATTGAAAATATTTTTTAGCAAAAGCATCTGAATCGAAAACATTAACTTCGACCTGATTTTCCACATCAGCCACCCCACCAGGAAAACGATTAGGCCAAAAAGCTCGATAATCACGATTCTCTCCCGACCTGACGGTTCGCATTTCTGTAGAATTAAGTGCGATAATCTTGCCT
Proteins encoded:
- the rodA gene encoding rod shape-determining protein RodA; translation: MQKFFKLDWVILVTVALLVAIGFLALYSVSRGDLGIDLGNFRKQLISAVVGIVLMFGIAFFDYRALSFFSTKLYFATLAVLFLVLFLGTKIRGTTGWIGVGSFNIQPVEMAKLAMVVFLASFFSKKKSQLSIVVRITTSVILIFFPVYLIIKQPDFGSAMVIVVSWAALLSISGISKKNLLILFLIGSVISYSGWFLLRPYQKERLINFVNPYNDPRGSGYNVIQSMVAVGSGGLFGKGLGHGSQSQLNFLPEKHTDFIFAVIAEEMGFLGAAAVLFLLSLLLYRIKEVARSAGDNFGYLLAVGIMMMLFSQILVNVGMNIGVMPVAGVPLPFLSYGGSSLVAVFASIGIVQSIYIHKMKTL